One Microbacterium sp. No. 7 genomic window carries:
- a CDS encoding sugar ABC transporter permease codes for MSGANNGPVPQGMTETPTGRITAAIGTAADRSGPTTLTGLLRSRAGLLREMAPVLLALVAIWIIFAALNPVFLSPRNISFLLVQTAVLGIIAIGVGFVLLIGEIDLSCATTAGISAAVLAVLLQNAGFDPWVAVLVALCAAVVIGLFLGVFVAIVGVPSFIATLAALLGFNGVMLWVLGGAGTVNMGNAAIRALATTYLPPALTWALAAVVAVAAGAALMAGRAARTRAGLSVTPMWWTLSQFVLIVVVIVVVAALLNAYLGLPLPGLILLVLAAIAVYITRSTRLGRALYAVGSNAEGARRFGIPVVGVRIAAFAMGGLLFGIAGVLGAARYSAASYAAFAGGTLLLEAVAAAVLGGISLFGGRGRIAGAVLGALVIGSLGNGLDLMNATTADKLMIEGAILLVAVAIDAIYRRRGARRG; via the coding sequence ATGAGCGGTGCGAACAACGGCCCCGTGCCGCAGGGCATGACCGAGACGCCCACGGGACGCATCACGGCGGCGATCGGCACGGCGGCCGACCGGAGCGGCCCCACGACCCTCACGGGCCTCCTGCGCTCGCGCGCCGGGCTCCTGCGCGAGATGGCGCCCGTGCTCCTGGCGCTCGTCGCCATCTGGATCATCTTCGCGGCGCTGAACCCCGTGTTCCTCAGCCCGCGGAACATCTCGTTCCTGCTCGTGCAGACGGCGGTGCTCGGCATCATCGCGATCGGCGTCGGCTTCGTGCTGCTGATCGGCGAGATCGACCTGTCGTGCGCCACGACGGCGGGGATCTCCGCGGCCGTGCTGGCGGTGCTCCTGCAGAACGCGGGATTCGACCCGTGGGTCGCCGTCCTGGTCGCGCTGTGCGCGGCCGTCGTCATCGGCCTGTTCCTCGGCGTCTTCGTCGCGATCGTCGGCGTCCCCTCGTTCATCGCGACGCTCGCGGCCCTGCTCGGGTTCAACGGCGTCATGCTCTGGGTGCTCGGCGGCGCAGGCACGGTCAACATGGGCAACGCGGCCATCCGGGCGCTCGCGACCACCTACCTCCCGCCGGCCCTCACCTGGGCGCTCGCCGCCGTCGTCGCGGTCGCGGCGGGGGCGGCGCTGATGGCGGGGCGCGCGGCGCGCACGAGGGCGGGGCTCTCCGTGACGCCGATGTGGTGGACGCTGTCGCAGTTCGTCCTGATCGTCGTCGTCATCGTCGTCGTCGCAGCGCTCCTGAACGCCTATCTGGGGCTGCCGCTGCCGGGCCTGATCCTGCTCGTGCTCGCCGCGATCGCGGTGTACATCACGCGCAGCACGCGGCTCGGGCGGGCGCTGTACGCCGTCGGGTCGAACGCCGAGGGTGCGCGACGGTTCGGCATCCCGGTCGTCGGCGTCCGCATCGCGGCCTTCGCGATGGGCGGCCTGCTCTTCGGCATCGCCGGCGTGCTGGGCGCGGCCCGGTACTCGGCGGCCTCGTACGCCGCGTTCGCCGGCGGCACCCTGCTGCTGGAGGCGGTCGCCGCGGCGGTGCTGGGCGGCATCTCGCTGTTCGGCGGACGGGGCCGCATCGCCGGAGCCGTGCTCGGTGCGCTCGTGATCGGCAGCCTCGGCAACGGTCTCGACCTGATGAACGCGACCACCGCCGACAAGCTCATGATCGAGGGCGCGATCCTGCTCGTCGCCGTGGCGATCGACGCGATCTACCGCCGGCGGGGTGCTCGACGTGGCTAG
- a CDS encoding ATP-binding cassette domain-containing protein, with protein MSRQEAAGPPLIELRNITKTFGAVRALVGVNLHVDAGEVVALVGDNGAGKSTLVKVISGVITPDSGEILFEGEPAHIASPADASGYGIETVYQDLSLCDPLDVSQNLFLGKEKKIIPWLGWLSPLDSNGMESRANDLLDSLGAVTIHDSRIAVENLSGGQRQSIAVARAVLWNSKVVLLDEPTAALGVSQTRQVLDLILRLREQGLGVILITHNMNDVFEVADRVAVLRLGQNAATFDIHDTNAESVIGAITGAEFGTERGQAR; from the coding sequence GTGTCGAGACAGGAAGCGGCCGGTCCGCCGCTCATCGAGCTGCGGAACATCACCAAGACCTTCGGCGCGGTCCGCGCCCTCGTGGGCGTGAACCTGCACGTCGACGCGGGCGAGGTCGTCGCGCTCGTCGGCGACAACGGCGCGGGGAAGTCCACGCTGGTCAAGGTCATCTCGGGAGTCATCACGCCCGACTCGGGCGAGATCCTCTTCGAGGGCGAGCCCGCGCACATCGCGTCCCCCGCGGACGCCTCCGGATACGGCATCGAGACGGTGTACCAGGACCTCTCGCTCTGCGACCCGCTCGACGTGTCGCAGAACCTCTTCCTGGGCAAGGAGAAGAAGATCATCCCCTGGCTGGGATGGCTCTCCCCGCTCGACTCGAACGGCATGGAGTCGCGTGCGAACGACCTGCTCGACTCCCTGGGCGCCGTCACGATCCACGACTCGCGCATCGCCGTCGAGAACCTCTCGGGCGGCCAGCGGCAGTCGATCGCGGTGGCGCGCGCCGTGCTGTGGAACTCGAAGGTCGTCCTGCTCGACGAGCCGACCGCCGCGCTCGGCGTCTCCCAGACGCGGCAGGTGCTCGACCTCATCCTGCGCCTCCGGGAGCAGGGGCTGGGCGTCATCCTCATCACCCACAACATGAACGACGTCTTCGAGGTCGCCGACCGCGTCGCGGTGCTGCGGCTCGGGCAGAACGCGGCGACGTTCGACATCCATGACACGAACGCGGAGTCGGTGATCGGGGCGATCACCGGCGCGGAGTTCGGAACCGAGCGGGGGCAGGCGAGATGA
- a CDS encoding ABC transporter substrate-binding protein, with amino-acid sequence MISSKTRAASRLIAAVGVSGLAAVALLGCTSAGGGDGGQGGGDQGGGDVVRVAYFIPTNVVERYEALDRPFFEEAMAELAPDAQVSFYNAQDDPAAQLRQAEQAITEGADILVLNPVDLEAAKSIVEQAKQAGATVIGYDRAIPGAAVDFYVQVDGVEVGELQGQWIADNTADGDVLAVINGSESDDNAHAFRDGYMSVLQPLFDSGARVLGYESWTPDWDPANAQRQMEQALTQLDNGVQGVMAANDGTAGGAIAALASQGLAGTVPVTGLDATIPALQRIVEGTQGMSVWRSLKEQSRLTAELIVSIINDEDPGDIVTSTREDGGVEIPWVTVTPMIIDATNIDLVVEDGAATKEEICAGVSNDAIGFCD; translated from the coding sequence ATGATTTCCAGCAAGACCAGAGCGGCGTCCCGCCTCATCGCGGCCGTCGGCGTGAGCGGCCTCGCGGCCGTCGCGCTGCTCGGCTGCACCAGCGCCGGCGGCGGCGACGGGGGCCAGGGCGGCGGAGACCAGGGCGGCGGCGACGTCGTGCGGGTCGCGTACTTCATCCCGACGAACGTCGTCGAGCGGTACGAGGCGCTCGACCGGCCCTTCTTCGAGGAGGCGATGGCGGAGCTCGCCCCCGATGCGCAGGTCTCGTTCTACAACGCGCAGGACGACCCCGCCGCGCAGCTGCGGCAGGCGGAGCAGGCGATCACCGAGGGCGCGGACATCCTCGTGCTCAACCCGGTCGACCTCGAGGCGGCGAAGTCGATCGTCGAGCAGGCCAAGCAGGCCGGCGCCACCGTCATCGGCTACGACCGCGCCATCCCGGGCGCCGCGGTCGACTTCTACGTGCAGGTCGACGGCGTCGAGGTGGGTGAGCTGCAGGGCCAGTGGATCGCCGACAACACGGCCGACGGTGACGTGCTCGCCGTGATCAACGGCTCGGAGTCCGACGACAACGCGCACGCCTTCCGGGACGGCTACATGTCGGTGCTGCAGCCGCTGTTCGACTCCGGCGCCCGCGTCCTCGGCTACGAGTCGTGGACGCCCGACTGGGATCCCGCGAACGCGCAGCGGCAGATGGAGCAGGCGCTCACTCAGCTCGACAACGGCGTGCAGGGCGTGATGGCGGCCAACGACGGCACGGCCGGCGGGGCGATCGCCGCCCTCGCGTCGCAGGGCCTCGCGGGCACGGTGCCCGTGACCGGGCTCGACGCGACGATCCCGGCGCTGCAGCGCATCGTCGAGGGGACGCAGGGGATGTCGGTGTGGCGTTCGCTCAAGGAGCAGTCGCGCCTGACCGCCGAGCTCATCGTCTCGATCATCAACGACGAGGACCCGGGCGACATCGTCACGTCGACGCGCGAGGACGGCGGCGTCGAGATCCCGTGGGTCACGGTGACCCCCATGATCATCGACGCGACCAACATCGACCTGGTCGTCGAGGACGGCGCAGCCACGAAGGAAGAGATCTGCGCCGGCGTCTCGAACGACGCGATCGGATTCTGCGACTGA
- a CDS encoding sugar phosphate isomerase/epimerase family protein, producing MHELIATCWTHAGDAAPMRDGERSPLDILDRVRVAADTGFAGFGIVYADLLVARETIGWERLAREIRAAGFRHTEVEFLDDWWATGERRAASDVKRGDLLAAAELLEARFVKVSGSMTEEPARDLLIDAFRGLCDDAERAGTRIALEPLPFTNFRTVPEGARFVQDAGHPAGGVIIDVWHVFRAGQTPADLLGAVAREHLFGAELNDALEPAPPADRLFADTINARLPPGEGDWDIPGFVNALREIGYDGPWGVEIISEAHRALPLEEALRVAFASGSAVLDEAHRRRP from the coding sequence ATGCATGAGCTCATCGCCACCTGCTGGACCCACGCGGGAGACGCCGCGCCGATGCGCGACGGCGAACGCAGCCCGCTCGACATCCTCGATCGCGTGCGCGTCGCCGCCGACACCGGCTTCGCGGGCTTCGGCATCGTCTACGCCGACCTGCTCGTGGCGCGCGAGACGATCGGCTGGGAGCGGCTGGCGCGGGAGATCCGCGCGGCGGGCTTCCGCCACACCGAGGTCGAGTTCCTCGACGACTGGTGGGCGACGGGCGAGCGCCGGGCGGCGTCCGACGTGAAGCGCGGCGATCTGCTCGCGGCGGCCGAGCTGCTCGAGGCGCGCTTCGTCAAGGTCTCGGGGTCGATGACCGAGGAGCCCGCGCGCGACCTTCTGATCGACGCGTTCCGGGGGCTGTGCGACGACGCGGAGCGGGCGGGCACGCGCATCGCCCTGGAGCCGCTTCCGTTCACGAACTTCCGCACGGTGCCGGAGGGGGCGCGGTTCGTCCAGGATGCCGGCCATCCCGCCGGCGGCGTCATCATCGACGTCTGGCACGTCTTCCGCGCCGGGCAGACGCCCGCCGACCTGCTCGGCGCGGTCGCGCGCGAGCATCTCTTCGGCGCGGAGCTGAACGACGCGCTCGAGCCGGCGCCGCCCGCGGATCGGCTGTTCGCCGACACGATCAACGCGCGCCTCCCTCCGGGAGAGGGCGACTGGGACATCCCCGGGTTCGTCAACGCGCTGCGCGAGATCGGCTACGACGGCCCGTGGGGAGTGGAGATCATCTCGGAGGCGCACCGCGCGCTGCCGCTCGAGGAGGCGCTGCGCGTGGCGTTCGCCTCGGGCAGCGCCGTGCTCGACGAGGCGCATCGACGCCGTCCCTGA
- a CDS encoding ABC transporter substrate-binding protein: MKKSTLAAAAALTLTGVLLLGGCSGGNGGSGDDGDGGEPAAGAQKVFFLLPNTTTTRFENRDAPLFVEAMKEYAPDAAVTVENAEGDPTKQQQQVEDAITQGADVIVFVAADANLAAGSLAVADQAGVPVVLYEHDAVGGPAEAHVLFDALAVGQAQGERAAELIEGMAGDGLKVARLKGHPGEYGTNQYQKGQDEFLEPLIASGKIEVVCEQNITNWDPVAGQAFIEDCLAQNDNALDLIVTMNDGLAGGAVAALTTQGLQGEVVVTGGQNGDLNAMQYIVQGSLDNTIYKNLSVMADAAAQVVASILSGGGVPSEMVNGVVDNDFAEIPAVFLPVENVTIDNVGDVVEDGVWTWEEICQGAETVPVCADNLG; encoded by the coding sequence ATGAAGAAGTCCACGCTCGCGGCCGCGGCCGCGCTCACGCTGACGGGCGTGCTCCTCCTGGGCGGCTGCTCGGGCGGGAACGGCGGGTCCGGCGACGACGGCGACGGCGGCGAGCCGGCGGCGGGCGCGCAGAAGGTGTTCTTCCTGCTGCCGAACACGACCACGACCCGGTTCGAGAACCGCGACGCGCCCCTGTTCGTCGAGGCGATGAAGGAGTACGCCCCGGACGCGGCCGTGACCGTCGAGAACGCGGAGGGCGACCCGACGAAGCAGCAGCAGCAGGTCGAGGACGCGATCACGCAGGGCGCCGACGTCATCGTGTTCGTCGCCGCAGACGCCAATCTCGCCGCCGGCTCGCTCGCCGTGGCCGACCAGGCCGGTGTGCCGGTGGTGCTGTACGAGCACGATGCGGTGGGCGGCCCGGCGGAGGCGCACGTGCTGTTCGACGCGCTGGCGGTGGGCCAGGCGCAGGGCGAGCGCGCCGCCGAGCTCATCGAGGGCATGGCGGGTGATGGCCTCAAGGTCGCCCGGCTGAAGGGCCACCCGGGCGAGTACGGCACGAACCAGTATCAGAAGGGTCAGGACGAGTTCCTGGAGCCGCTGATCGCGTCGGGCAAGATCGAGGTGGTCTGCGAGCAGAACATCACCAACTGGGACCCGGTCGCGGGTCAGGCGTTCATCGAGGACTGCCTCGCGCAGAACGACAACGCCCTCGACCTCATCGTCACGATGAACGACGGGCTCGCGGGCGGCGCCGTCGCCGCCCTCACGACCCAGGGCCTGCAGGGCGAGGTCGTCGTCACGGGCGGCCAGAACGGCGATCTCAACGCGATGCAGTACATCGTGCAGGGATCCCTCGACAACACGATCTACAAGAACCTGTCGGTGATGGCGGATGCCGCCGCGCAGGTGGTGGCGTCGATCCTGTCGGGCGGGGGTGTGCCGTCGGAGATGGTCAATGGGGTGGTGGACAACGATTTCGCGGAGATCCCTGCGGTGTTCCTGCCGGTGGAGAACGTGACGATCGACAACGTGGGCGATGTGGTCGAGGACGGGGTGTGGACGTGGGAGGAGATCTGCCAGGGGGCGGAGACCGTTCCCGTCTGCGCCGACAACCTCGGCTGA
- a CDS encoding SDR family NAD(P)-dependent oxidoreductase, translating into MDLSLTGKTVLLTGGATGIGRAAAEQLIAEGAHVLVADIAAEPLAELVASSPQGSVATIVADLATAEGCARVAEAALAFEGHAPDILINNAGIGKIRRLADVSDEEWHRTFELNFFATQRLCSALLPHMRARPDAAVVTVISDLAQQPEPTFPDYSPSKAALANLTRLLAKEFAPDIRVNAVHPGPIWTPLWSRPGGYLETIEGIYGKKGDEAVAALVADRGIPLERMGTAEEVASCVVFLASPRASFVTGSALGVNGGTVGTVF; encoded by the coding sequence ATGGACCTGAGCCTGACGGGAAAGACCGTCCTGCTGACCGGCGGCGCGACCGGCATCGGCCGCGCCGCCGCGGAACAGCTCATCGCCGAGGGCGCTCACGTGCTCGTCGCGGACATCGCGGCGGAGCCGCTGGCCGAGCTCGTGGCGTCGTCGCCGCAGGGCTCGGTCGCCACGATCGTGGCGGACCTCGCGACGGCGGAGGGCTGCGCGCGGGTCGCCGAGGCCGCCCTCGCGTTCGAGGGGCACGCGCCCGACATCCTGATCAACAACGCCGGCATCGGCAAGATCCGCCGCCTCGCGGACGTCTCGGACGAGGAGTGGCATCGCACGTTCGAGCTGAACTTCTTCGCGACCCAGCGGCTGTGCAGCGCTCTGCTCCCGCACATGCGGGCGCGACCGGATGCCGCCGTCGTCACGGTCATCTCCGACCTGGCGCAGCAGCCGGAGCCGACCTTCCCCGACTACTCGCCGTCGAAGGCGGCGCTGGCGAACCTCACCCGTCTTCTCGCGAAGGAGTTCGCGCCCGACATCCGTGTCAACGCGGTGCACCCCGGGCCGATCTGGACGCCGCTGTGGTCGCGGCCCGGCGGATACCTCGAGACGATCGAGGGCATCTACGGCAAGAAGGGCGACGAGGCGGTCGCCGCCCTGGTCGCCGACCGCGGCATCCCCCTCGAGCGGATGGGCACGGCCGAGGAAGTGGCGTCGTGCGTCGTCTTCCTCGCCTCCCCGCGGGCGTCGTTCGTGACGGGCTCCGCGCTCGGCGTGAACGGCGGCACCGTCGGGACCGTCTTCTAG
- a CDS encoding zinc-dependent alcohol dehydrogenase — MRALVYSAPDEAAVVDTLDPAFGETDCLVRMRRVGICHSDFDLLAGKYILPIEYPIIPGHEWTGEIVAVGAAVTGFAVGDRVVGECSVADDQHFGFTIDGAIADLVRVPQAWLHKLPDSIDDTMGALVEPFTVAYGATDEIDGSDDVVVFGGGPIGLCAVASAHAKGGRVILVEPDAARREIGLSLGADVVVDPIGIDVVARILELTDGRGASRIVEATGRPAVMAQTLEAAAYGAYITNIGINVGDEHPARLGLIVEKMLRIRGQVGSVGVWPQAIKFLGHTGIDLTPLVSQVFPLDEALTALAESSKRDVNIKIHIRPNDGADATWT; from the coding sequence ATGCGCGCACTCGTCTACTCGGCCCCCGATGAGGCGGCGGTGGTCGACACGCTCGACCCCGCCTTCGGCGAGACCGACTGCCTCGTGAGGATGCGGCGGGTCGGCATCTGTCATTCCGACTTCGACCTGCTGGCGGGCAAGTACATCCTGCCGATCGAGTACCCCATCATCCCGGGGCACGAATGGACCGGCGAGATCGTCGCGGTCGGCGCGGCGGTCACCGGGTTCGCCGTCGGCGACCGCGTCGTGGGGGAGTGCTCGGTCGCCGACGACCAGCACTTCGGGTTCACGATCGACGGCGCCATCGCCGACCTCGTGCGCGTGCCCCAGGCATGGCTGCACAAGCTGCCCGACAGCATCGATGACACGATGGGCGCCCTCGTCGAGCCGTTCACCGTCGCGTACGGTGCGACGGACGAGATCGACGGCAGCGACGACGTCGTCGTCTTCGGCGGCGGCCCGATCGGCCTCTGCGCGGTCGCGTCCGCACACGCGAAGGGCGGTCGCGTCATCCTCGTGGAGCCCGACGCCGCACGGCGCGAGATCGGGCTCTCGCTCGGCGCCGATGTGGTCGTCGATCCGATCGGCATCGACGTCGTCGCCCGGATCCTCGAGCTCACCGACGGTCGCGGCGCCTCCCGCATCGTGGAGGCGACGGGCCGGCCCGCCGTGATGGCCCAGACGCTCGAGGCCGCGGCCTACGGCGCCTACATCACCAACATCGGGATCAACGTCGGCGACGAGCACCCCGCCAGGCTGGGGCTGATCGTCGAGAAGATGCTCCGCATCCGCGGCCAGGTCGGCTCGGTCGGCGTCTGGCCGCAGGCGATCAAGTTCCTGGGTCACACGGGCATCGACCTGACGCCGCTCGTCTCACAGGTGTTCCCGCTCGACGAGGCGCTGACGGCGCTCGCGGAGTCGTCCAAGCGCGACGTGAACATCAAGATCCACATCCGCCCGAACGACGGAGCGGACGCGACATGGACCTGA
- a CDS encoding cupin domain-containing protein, which yields MKVLLNADVPAVVQHGGTVRSYFMYEQQELRDETMGSFLEFVNEFTVAPGAFVEPHFHNSHEFYYVLTGRGVMRVGDEVFPVAPGDLVHTPPNVPHSLFGGYTGVRSLAFAVGFQEPGEDHTAVEFDNWPPELPDADIKERK from the coding sequence ATGAAGGTGCTTCTGAACGCCGATGTCCCCGCCGTCGTGCAGCACGGCGGCACGGTGCGCAGCTATTTCATGTACGAGCAGCAGGAGCTGCGCGACGAGACGATGGGCTCGTTCCTCGAGTTCGTCAACGAGTTCACCGTGGCGCCCGGCGCGTTCGTCGAGCCGCACTTCCACAACTCGCACGAGTTCTACTACGTGCTGACGGGCCGCGGCGTCATGCGCGTGGGCGACGAGGTCTTCCCGGTCGCGCCGGGCGACCTCGTGCACACGCCGCCCAACGTCCCCCACTCGCTGTTCGGCGGATACACGGGCGTGCGCTCGCTCGCCTTCGCCGTGGGCTTCCAGGAGCCGGGCGAGGACCACACCGCGGTGGAGTTCGACAACTGGCCCCCGGAGCTTCCGGACGCCGACATCAAGGAAAGGAAATGA
- a CDS encoding SDR family NAD(P)-dependent oxidoreductase, which yields MSAQAVRERVAVDEGVAGGTIVRVDAGGAGAAGWADDVQGPSAQVIDAVNAHVAATPAAPLVVTVTVAGAGRLEEALVQAVRGIVGTAALEISGAGGRASTVVASASTLSDDVRAVEEYLLDEARGGYTTGATIDLRGGPVEGRADDGAVLVTGAAGGLGFAAAEAIAGSGRRVVLTDRAGDALTSAGERLGMPTVACDLTRPEQLAALAASPELEGLDAVVVHHGVGASTRFGADYDRAASDRSLVLNGTTVFDVVELLLPRLRPRGGTVVILSSQAGLTAEAGNGPYCAAKFAVMGYVTSLAQALAGDRIAVHGLCPGPVDTPLMRAAFAGFAIDLGEDPEEFTARRLAAIPLGRAGDPQQIGASTALLLRLHATGVVLAPTGGETLS from the coding sequence ATGAGCGCCCAGGCGGTCCGCGAGCGCGTCGCGGTCGACGAGGGCGTCGCGGGCGGCACGATCGTCCGCGTCGACGCCGGCGGCGCGGGCGCCGCGGGCTGGGCCGACGACGTGCAGGGGCCCTCGGCGCAGGTCATCGACGCGGTCAACGCGCACGTCGCCGCGACCCCCGCGGCGCCGCTCGTCGTCACGGTCACCGTGGCGGGGGCCGGACGGCTGGAGGAAGCGCTCGTGCAGGCCGTGCGCGGCATCGTCGGCACCGCGGCGCTCGAGATCAGCGGCGCCGGCGGCCGGGCGAGCACGGTCGTGGCATCCGCCTCGACCCTTTCCGACGACGTCCGCGCCGTCGAGGAGTACCTGCTCGACGAGGCCCGGGGCGGCTACACGACCGGCGCGACGATCGACCTGCGCGGCGGGCCGGTCGAGGGCCGCGCCGACGACGGCGCCGTGCTCGTCACCGGCGCCGCGGGCGGCCTCGGGTTCGCCGCGGCGGAGGCGATCGCGGGCTCCGGCCGCCGCGTGGTGCTCACGGACCGCGCCGGTGACGCGCTGACCTCCGCCGGGGAGCGCCTCGGGATGCCGACCGTGGCCTGCGACCTCACCCGGCCGGAGCAGCTCGCCGCGCTCGCCGCCTCGCCGGAGCTGGAGGGCCTCGACGCGGTCGTCGTGCACCACGGCGTGGGCGCGTCGACGCGGTTCGGCGCCGACTACGACCGTGCCGCGTCCGACCGCTCCCTCGTGCTCAACGGCACGACCGTGTTCGACGTCGTCGAGCTGCTGCTCCCGCGGCTGAGGCCGCGCGGCGGCACGGTCGTGATCCTCTCGTCGCAGGCGGGACTCACGGCCGAGGCGGGGAACGGCCCCTACTGCGCCGCGAAGTTCGCGGTCATGGGATACGTGACGTCGCTCGCGCAGGCGCTCGCGGGAGACCGGATCGCGGTGCACGGACTGTGCCCGGGACCCGTCGACACCCCGCTCATGCGTGCCGCGTTCGCGGGCTTCGCCATCGACCTCGGCGAGGATCCGGAGGAGTTCACGGCGCGGCGTCTCGCCGCGATCCCGCTGGGCCGCGCCGGCGACCCGCAGCAGATCGGCGCGTCCACCGCCCTGCTGCTCCGGCTGCACGCGACCGGGGTCGTGCTCGCGCCCACGGGCGGCGAGACCCTGTCCTGA
- a CDS encoding sugar ABC transporter permease, which translates to MSETTKDETLTGTILPVETPPKRRLTALLAGDLRALPVLLALALLVIFFATQSDVFLSSRNLSNLLVQTVVTGVLALGIVFVLLLGEIDLSVASISGLCAVLMAKLAVESGLSPWIAVPLPILLGAAIGALTGFWSTRFLVPTFVITLGLGLVLNGIQLAVLPTSGNIALLGTGIEAIAGTYVSGVWSYLVLLVAIVAFVGLKWSDHARRAAHDLPSSLSKTVITPGAIFVVVCTLLVVILNFNQGIPVPVIIFAALLGLGTYVLSSTRFGVHVYATGGNKEAARRAGINTRNVTMLCFALAGGLAALAGVIAASRILGVSVSSGGGIGGGALLLNSIAAAVIGGVSLFGGRGRASAALLGALIIGVVSNGLNLMGVSSDVQLIVTGLLLVGAVTIDRTVERLSGPGQ; encoded by the coding sequence ATGAGCGAGACGACCAAAGACGAGACCCTGACGGGCACGATCCTGCCCGTCGAGACGCCCCCCAAGCGAAGGCTCACGGCGCTGCTCGCCGGAGACCTGCGCGCGCTTCCCGTGCTGCTCGCGCTCGCGCTCCTCGTGATCTTCTTCGCGACGCAGAGCGACGTCTTCCTCTCCAGCCGCAACCTGTCGAACCTGCTCGTGCAGACCGTCGTGACCGGCGTGCTCGCGCTCGGGATCGTCTTCGTGCTGCTGCTCGGCGAGATCGACCTGTCGGTCGCGAGCATCAGCGGGCTCTGCGCCGTGCTGATGGCCAAGCTCGCCGTCGAGTCGGGGCTGTCGCCCTGGATCGCCGTGCCGCTCCCGATCCTGCTCGGCGCCGCCATCGGCGCGCTGACCGGCTTCTGGTCCACGCGCTTCCTCGTGCCCACCTTCGTGATCACGCTCGGCCTCGGGCTCGTGCTCAACGGCATCCAGCTCGCCGTCCTCCCCACGTCGGGCAACATCGCGCTGCTCGGGACCGGCATCGAGGCCATCGCGGGCACCTACGTCTCGGGCGTGTGGTCGTACCTCGTGCTGCTCGTCGCGATCGTCGCGTTCGTCGGCCTCAAGTGGAGCGACCACGCGCGGCGGGCGGCCCACGACCTGCCGTCGTCGCTCAGCAAGACGGTGATCACGCCCGGCGCGATCTTCGTCGTCGTCTGCACGCTGCTCGTCGTGATCCTCAACTTCAACCAGGGGATCCCGGTGCCCGTGATCATCTTCGCGGCCCTCCTCGGGCTCGGCACGTACGTGCTGTCATCCACGCGGTTCGGCGTGCACGTCTACGCCACCGGAGGCAACAAGGAGGCCGCGCGCCGGGCCGGCATCAACACGCGCAACGTGACCATGCTGTGCTTCGCCCTCGCAGGAGGCCTCGCCGCGCTCGCCGGCGTCATCGCGGCGTCGCGCATCCTCGGCGTCTCGGTCTCGTCCGGCGGCGGCATCGGCGGCGGCGCCCTGCTGCTGAACTCGATCGCGGCCGCGGTCATCGGCGGCGTCAGCCTCTTCGGCGGTCGCGGCCGCGCATCGGCCGCCCTCCTCGGGGCGCTCATCATCGGCGTCGTCAGCAACGGGCTGAACCTGATGGGCGTGTCCTCCGACGTGCAGCTGATCGTGACCGGCCTCCTGCTGGTCGGCGCCGTCACCATCGACCGCACGGTCGAGCGCCTGAGCGGACCCGGTCAATGA
- a CDS encoding ATP-binding cassette domain-containing protein, giving the protein MGDTVKPLLELRSVYKSYGAIRVLRGIDIHINPGEVVGLVGDNGAGKSTLIKTLSGIVRPEEGEYLFDGRPQDIKGPHDVTALGVQTVYQDLALCDNLDAVQNLFLGRELVGGPLGLRRVRRAEEEQRARKVLRQLRLDSISLTRPVSAMSGGQRQNIAIARSILWQPKVVLLDEPTAALSHSAAEQVGKLIRTLADEGLGVLVVSHDIHHFVLDVTDRIVVLRLGAVVAEFDSKKVTGETVVNAMVGGNEGVNSAR; this is encoded by the coding sequence ATGGGCGACACCGTCAAGCCGCTTCTCGAGCTGCGGAGCGTGTACAAGTCGTACGGCGCGATCCGCGTGCTGCGGGGCATCGACATCCACATCAACCCCGGCGAGGTCGTCGGCCTGGTCGGCGACAACGGCGCCGGCAAGTCGACGCTCATCAAGACGCTCAGCGGGATCGTGCGCCCGGAGGAGGGGGAATACCTCTTCGACGGCCGGCCGCAGGACATCAAGGGGCCGCACGATGTCACGGCGCTCGGCGTGCAGACCGTCTACCAAGACCTCGCCCTCTGCGACAACCTCGACGCCGTGCAGAACCTGTTCCTCGGCCGCGAGCTCGTGGGCGGCCCGCTCGGACTGCGCCGCGTGCGCCGCGCCGAGGAGGAGCAGCGCGCGCGCAAGGTGCTGCGGCAGCTGCGGCTCGACAGCATCTCGCTCACCCGCCCGGTGAGCGCGATGTCGGGCGGCCAGCGGCAGAACATCGCCATCGCGCGGTCGATCCTGTGGCAGCCGAAGGTCGTGCTGCTCGACGAGCCCACGGCGGCCCTGAGCCATTCGGCGGCCGAGCAGGTCGGCAAGCTGATCCGCACGCTCGCCGACGAGGGCCTCGGCGTGCTCGTCGTCTCGCACGACATCCATCACTTCGTGCTCGACGTGACGGACCGCATCGTCGTGCTGCGGCTCGGCGCCGTCGTGGCCGAGTTCGACTCCAAGAAGGTGACCGGAGAGACCGTGGTGAACGCCATGGTGGGAGGAAATGAAGGGGTGAACTCCGCCCGATGA